One window of Branchiostoma lanceolatum isolate klBraLanc5 chromosome 6, klBraLanc5.hap2, whole genome shotgun sequence genomic DNA carries:
- the LOC136437049 gene encoding uncharacterized protein, translating to MSTLRKAKTVYDLSTIGTRFEPGPEGDAASSFTDPTRLHISDNIDSGKSPARNEEFVLYRNSQGHWFRFVGPATPELETQFDVCQENTIHKIAMVCEAADTESVPVGRLVAVNYRPVQGKTASELCNLLNRSAEDLRFSIQPLDFPLATVQGVTREQDLPNEEKTQENIVSIKKLVKRRLRRATSVLSACGRALCSCWR from the exons ATGTCGACTCTACGGAAAGCCAAGACCGTGTACGACTTGAGTACGATTGGGACTCGGTTTGAG CCGGGGCCAGAGGGCGATGCGGCCAGCTCGTTTACCGA CCCAACCAGGCTTCACATCAGCGACAACATCGACTCAGGAAAGAGCCCTGCCAGAAATGAAGAGTTCGTGTTGTACCGCAACAGCCAGGGACACTGGTTCCGGTTCGTCGGTCCTGCTACTCCTGAGTTGGAAACACAGTTCGATGTTTGTCAGGAAAACACCATCCATAAGATCGCCATGGTATGTGAAGCAGCGGACACAGAAAGCGTGCCGGTCGGCCGCCTGGTCGCTGTAAACTACCGACCGGTACAGGGCAAGACAGCGTCTGAGCTGTGCAACCTGCTGAACAGATCAGCGGAGGATCTTCGCTTCAGTATCCAGCCGCTAGACTTCCCACTCGCCACAGTTCAGGGCGTGACCAGAGAGCAGGATCTTCCCAATGAGGAGAAAACACAAGAGAACATAGTTTCCATCAAGAAGCTGGTGAAACGTCGGCTGAGACGAGCTACCTCTGTCTTGTCAGCCTGCGGCAGGGCTCTCTGTTCATGCTGGCGATAA